The following proteins come from a genomic window of Paramicrobacterium humi:
- a CDS encoding aldo/keto reductase, whose amino-acid sequence MDETGKLRWGIIGLGEIAGTFAEALKTSSKGALVAVASSDAGRARDFANNHLARAHISYEALLADPEIDAVYIATAHTDHAEWAIKALEAGKHVLCEKPLSPHPATTMAMIECARREGRVLVEGYMYRFHPQIQQMLEMIAKGAIGNVRHVKATYTFNADRSVARLYDSERAGGAILDVGGYPISLAMEVVAGANGRAGAFTEPREILATAELSDEGVDLVTTAHADFPDGITVHLRAGIAVQQEHHVRITGSTGFIELKQPWAPAPSEAAEILLSVAGEEPHSVEVRSANSYALEADAFADLVRSGKTNNDWAQNSIAIARTQFRWRTAAGVAYPFECRHADVRPTRGGRLKKRSSRMRYGTIPESDKRISRLVMGCDNQPDLIHGSVMWDDFFEHGGNAFDTAYEYNDRLQEKLLGQWMANRGVREDAFVIGKGAHTPYCTPEDLEAQLLETLEDLQTDYLDMYFMHRDNADIPVGEFVDVLDRYYQSGTIRAFGGSNWSRRRFEEANAYARAGGKQPMTALSNHFGLAEAIELPWAGCEHVTDDASKRWLSDEQIPVFAWASQARGFFARADRNNTSDPELVRCFYSEENFERLDRCRKLAVELGVMSTAVALAYVLHQQFPTFALFGPRTLSEATSSMDAVGIELSPEQVAWLDLRD is encoded by the coding sequence ATGGACGAGACCGGGAAACTGCGATGGGGGATCATCGGGCTAGGCGAGATCGCGGGAACGTTCGCTGAGGCGCTGAAGACTAGCTCCAAAGGCGCGCTGGTGGCGGTTGCCAGCTCAGATGCGGGCCGCGCCCGGGACTTCGCGAACAACCACCTCGCACGAGCGCACATCAGCTACGAGGCGCTCCTTGCCGATCCCGAGATCGACGCGGTTTACATAGCTACGGCGCACACGGACCACGCAGAATGGGCCATCAAAGCGCTGGAGGCCGGGAAACACGTCCTTTGTGAGAAGCCGTTGTCTCCCCACCCCGCTACCACCATGGCCATGATCGAGTGTGCCCGCCGCGAGGGAAGAGTCCTCGTTGAAGGTTACATGTATCGCTTTCACCCGCAGATCCAGCAGATGCTCGAGATGATCGCGAAAGGAGCGATCGGAAACGTACGACATGTCAAAGCGACGTATACGTTCAACGCCGATAGATCAGTAGCTCGTCTATACGATTCCGAACGAGCAGGCGGAGCAATTCTTGATGTCGGAGGTTACCCGATCTCCCTCGCTATGGAGGTCGTTGCAGGCGCGAACGGTCGTGCAGGCGCGTTCACCGAGCCTCGCGAGATACTCGCAACGGCGGAACTCTCTGACGAGGGAGTGGATCTGGTTACAACAGCTCACGCCGATTTCCCCGATGGCATCACTGTGCATCTGCGCGCTGGCATCGCCGTACAGCAGGAGCATCACGTTCGCATCACAGGGTCCACTGGATTTATCGAGCTCAAGCAGCCCTGGGCGCCGGCTCCAAGCGAGGCCGCCGAAATCTTGCTGAGTGTGGCTGGAGAAGAGCCGCATAGCGTCGAGGTGCGCTCGGCGAACTCGTACGCCCTTGAAGCAGACGCCTTTGCCGATCTCGTTCGCTCTGGAAAGACGAATAATGACTGGGCGCAGAATTCGATCGCGATAGCGCGCACGCAGTTCCGCTGGCGCACTGCGGCAGGAGTGGCCTATCCGTTCGAGTGTCGCCATGCCGACGTTCGGCCGACCCGCGGCGGGCGATTGAAGAAAAGATCATCGCGGATGAGATACGGGACGATCCCCGAAAGCGATAAGCGCATCTCTCGCCTCGTCATGGGATGCGACAATCAACCCGATCTCATACACGGGAGCGTGATGTGGGACGACTTCTTCGAACACGGCGGCAACGCCTTCGATACTGCGTATGAGTACAACGACAGGCTGCAGGAGAAGCTCCTCGGCCAATGGATGGCCAATCGAGGCGTTAGGGAGGACGCGTTTGTCATCGGTAAGGGGGCCCACACCCCCTACTGCACACCAGAAGATCTCGAAGCCCAGCTGCTCGAAACGCTTGAGGACCTGCAGACGGATTACCTCGACATGTACTTCATGCACCGAGACAACGCGGACATCCCAGTGGGCGAATTTGTCGACGTGCTCGACCGCTATTACCAGTCGGGAACAATCCGCGCGTTCGGTGGGTCGAACTGGAGCCGCCGGCGTTTCGAAGAGGCAAACGCTTATGCACGTGCCGGTGGCAAACAGCCGATGACCGCGCTCAGCAATCACTTCGGCCTCGCGGAAGCGATAGAACTGCCCTGGGCAGGATGTGAGCACGTGACGGACGATGCTTCGAAGCGTTGGCTGAGCGACGAACAGATCCCGGTATTTGCGTGGGCATCGCAAGCTCGAGGATTCTTCGCCCGTGCCGACCGGAACAACACGTCGGACCCGGAACTTGTGCGCTGTTTTTACAGCGAGGAGAACTTCGAACGATTGGACCGCTGCCGCAAGCTTGCGGTTGAGCTCGGTGTTATGTCGACTGCAGTCGCGCTCGCATATGTGCTTCACCAACAGTTCCCGACATTCGCGCTATTTGGCCCCCGTACGCTCTCGGAAGCCACTTCGTCGATGGACGCTGTCGGAATTGAGCTATCACCAGAACAGGTTGCGTGGCTCGACCTCCGCGATTGA
- a CDS encoding Fic family protein, whose protein sequence is MTTGNEERERGKLAPGWPEISYEPYPWVRTGDEVASRRALLQARGDYSAAVPALIADAQVALSAEAIALADDASQELARFDAEAGTVTAPFASILLRTESASSSEVENLTSSAKQVALAEIGESRSDNARLVVANVNAMKAAIALSDRLDDTSILAMHDALLRDTAPQYVGHWREEQVWIGGGGISPHAATFVPPHHTRVPGLIADMLAFAGRTDVPVLIQAAIAHAQFETIHPFPDGNGRTGRALLQGMLHHGRLTRNVTVPVSAGLLHDLDAYFSALTEYRAGRPEAIVTAVAEASFAAIQHSRALVTDIRATAKRWDSQVVARSDSSVHRLKAYLLRQPVVNTRTVAAELEISEVAAQNAIDKLVDATVLTQTSTARRNRTWQAPEILAALDAFGARARRGRG, encoded by the coding sequence ATGACCACGGGTAACGAAGAGCGCGAGCGCGGCAAGCTGGCGCCCGGCTGGCCCGAGATCAGCTACGAACCGTATCCGTGGGTGCGAACCGGTGACGAGGTCGCCTCCCGCCGGGCCCTGCTCCAGGCTCGAGGCGACTACAGCGCTGCTGTTCCTGCGCTCATTGCCGACGCACAGGTTGCCCTCAGCGCCGAGGCGATTGCTCTGGCAGATGACGCGAGCCAGGAGCTCGCCCGGTTCGATGCCGAAGCCGGAACGGTCACTGCACCCTTTGCCTCGATCCTGCTTCGCACCGAGTCTGCGTCCAGCTCGGAGGTCGAGAACCTCACCTCGAGTGCCAAGCAGGTCGCCCTCGCCGAGATCGGCGAGTCCCGCTCCGACAACGCGCGCCTTGTCGTGGCAAACGTCAACGCCATGAAGGCCGCGATCGCGTTGTCCGACCGACTGGACGACACGTCGATCCTCGCCATGCACGACGCACTGCTGCGCGATACTGCGCCCCAGTATGTCGGCCACTGGCGCGAGGAACAGGTCTGGATCGGCGGCGGAGGTATTTCCCCTCACGCTGCGACCTTCGTTCCCCCGCATCACACTCGAGTGCCCGGGCTCATCGCAGACATGCTCGCGTTCGCCGGCCGCACCGATGTGCCGGTGCTCATCCAGGCCGCGATCGCGCACGCGCAGTTCGAGACCATCCACCCCTTCCCCGACGGCAACGGCCGGACCGGCCGTGCGCTCTTACAGGGCATGCTCCACCACGGACGGCTCACCCGCAACGTCACCGTGCCCGTCTCAGCAGGACTCCTGCACGACCTCGACGCGTACTTCAGCGCGCTGACCGAGTACCGAGCCGGGCGACCAGAGGCCATCGTCACCGCGGTGGCAGAGGCTTCTTTCGCCGCCATTCAGCACAGCCGCGCTCTCGTCACAGACATCAGGGCCACAGCGAAGCGCTGGGACAGCCAGGTCGTGGCTCGAAGCGACTCGTCCGTGCACCGGCTCAAGGCGTATCTGTTGCGCCAGCCGGTCGTGAACACGAGGACCGTCGCGGCAGAGCTTGAGATCAGCGAGGTTGCCGCGCAGAACGCGATCGACAAACTGGTCGACGCCACGGTTCTCACGCAGACGAGCACAGCGCGCCGCAACCGCACCTGGCAGGCGCCGGAGATCCTCGCTGCACTCGATGCGTTCGGCGCGCGGGCCAGACGCGGCCGCGGCTGA
- a CDS encoding beta-glucosidase, translated as MTDNNEDQRSHRIELTAADLTLEERLSLTSGDGPWTTPAVPRVGLSSIKMTDGSNGARGDSFHGSTSVCFPSGSSVGATWNTELAYELATLLAKECRRKQSDVLLGPTINLHRYPLAGRNFECYGEDPFHAGALARSVVRGLQDGGVAAVPKHLVVNDSEIERESVNVQVAERPLREVYLLPFEMAVRDGRSWAVMSAYNKLNGTHCSANHRLLSGILKDEWDFDGVVISDWGGVDSSVDAANAGLDIEMPGPPDYFGHHLEERIHDGTVADATVSDKANRVIKLARRVGAFDRTPGAETSVDDPADRELVRHAAIEGMVLLSNDGILPLKRSELRRLAVVGPKAALTAIQGGGSSLVNPAHEVNVLDGIKAAAGHKIEVLHAEGGSISRFAPVLTRSVLTSVDGHSGATLEYFRRGELVRTETVSKLELTWIGAPLPEVPMAETSVRATADLIVPATGEYTFGMVSAGHAVATIDGEIILDSDDAEGGGPHFFGRGSAETLHSLHLESGKRYRVVVDLETRTEKSATAGVILGMHAPQADDPMAEAVALSEDADAAVVVVGTGGEYEMEGGDRPSMELPGQQAELVRRVIACNPRTIVLVNAGAAVDLTPADGAAAQMFIGYAGQEIGAAVGDVLFGDADPGGRLPFSIPRRIEDAVELGYEGDGGAGWSGSGGTFTYADEGRIGYRHHEHSGVPALYPFGHGLSYGEVQIKNVQMQQNRQGALVTAELVNSGTRAATAVVQIYLKLADGDEPRKLVAFSKHKVAEGDRLPIEIPIEPRSFRQWSTNAGRWEHVAGSYRVDVAVSSNDTVVSRELNIR; from the coding sequence ATGACTGACAACAACGAGGATCAGCGCTCGCATCGCATCGAACTGACAGCCGCAGACCTCACGCTCGAAGAACGACTGTCATTGACCTCGGGTGATGGCCCGTGGACGACACCGGCAGTTCCACGCGTCGGACTTTCATCGATCAAAATGACGGATGGTTCCAACGGCGCTCGGGGCGACTCCTTCCACGGGTCGACGTCCGTGTGCTTCCCGTCTGGATCTTCCGTTGGGGCCACATGGAACACGGAACTGGCATATGAGCTTGCGACTCTTCTCGCCAAGGAGTGCCGCCGAAAGCAATCAGACGTATTGCTGGGTCCGACTATCAACCTGCACCGGTATCCCCTGGCAGGGCGAAATTTCGAGTGCTACGGCGAAGACCCCTTCCACGCCGGAGCGCTTGCTCGCTCCGTTGTGCGTGGACTTCAGGACGGTGGTGTCGCTGCCGTCCCGAAGCATCTCGTCGTGAACGATTCCGAGATCGAACGCGAAAGTGTCAACGTGCAGGTTGCGGAACGGCCGCTTCGTGAGGTCTATCTCCTCCCGTTTGAGATGGCAGTTCGTGACGGTCGTTCCTGGGCCGTCATGTCTGCATACAACAAGCTCAACGGGACACATTGTTCTGCCAACCACCGTCTGCTTTCGGGAATCCTGAAGGACGAATGGGACTTCGACGGCGTCGTAATCTCTGACTGGGGCGGCGTGGACTCTTCTGTCGACGCGGCAAACGCCGGTCTTGACATCGAAATGCCAGGACCGCCGGACTATTTCGGTCATCACTTGGAAGAGCGCATTCATGATGGCACTGTTGCCGACGCGACGGTGTCCGATAAAGCGAACCGGGTCATCAAGCTGGCGCGCCGCGTCGGTGCGTTCGATCGTACTCCCGGCGCGGAAACATCCGTCGACGATCCCGCGGATCGCGAATTGGTCCGGCACGCCGCCATCGAGGGTATGGTTCTGCTATCGAACGACGGCATCCTTCCGCTGAAACGGTCGGAACTGAGGCGCCTCGCCGTCGTCGGCCCCAAGGCTGCTCTAACAGCGATCCAGGGCGGAGGGTCGTCCCTCGTCAACCCAGCACACGAAGTCAACGTGCTCGACGGAATCAAAGCCGCAGCGGGGCACAAGATCGAAGTTCTGCACGCAGAGGGCGGCTCCATCTCACGATTCGCACCGGTGTTGACGCGTTCCGTTCTCACCAGTGTCGACGGTCATTCCGGGGCAACGCTCGAGTACTTCCGCAGGGGAGAACTAGTCCGCACGGAAACGGTCAGCAAACTGGAGCTGACATGGATCGGAGCGCCTCTCCCAGAAGTCCCAATGGCCGAGACATCGGTGCGAGCCACGGCAGACCTCATTGTGCCGGCTACTGGGGAGTACACTTTCGGAATGGTCAGTGCAGGCCATGCAGTGGCCACGATCGATGGAGAGATCATTCTCGACTCGGACGATGCTGAAGGCGGCGGACCGCACTTTTTCGGCAGGGGTTCCGCTGAGACGTTGCATTCGCTACACCTAGAGTCCGGTAAGAGATATCGCGTGGTCGTCGATCTCGAGACACGGACCGAGAAGTCCGCGACAGCCGGTGTCATTCTTGGCATGCACGCGCCCCAGGCGGACGACCCGATGGCGGAAGCAGTTGCTCTCTCCGAAGATGCAGATGCCGCTGTCGTCGTCGTCGGTACCGGCGGCGAGTATGAGATGGAAGGCGGCGACCGCCCAAGCATGGAGCTGCCGGGCCAGCAAGCCGAGCTGGTAAGACGCGTGATCGCATGCAACCCGCGCACTATCGTGCTCGTAAACGCCGGGGCAGCGGTAGATCTCACTCCTGCAGACGGGGCCGCTGCCCAGATGTTTATCGGGTATGCCGGTCAGGAGATCGGTGCAGCTGTTGGTGACGTCCTCTTCGGCGATGCAGATCCAGGTGGTCGCCTTCCATTCTCCATCCCACGACGAATCGAAGACGCCGTTGAGCTCGGCTACGAGGGCGATGGCGGCGCAGGCTGGTCCGGGTCCGGAGGAACATTCACCTATGCGGATGAAGGGCGCATCGGTTACCGCCACCATGAGCATTCAGGGGTGCCAGCGCTTTACCCCTTCGGCCACGGATTGTCTTACGGCGAGGTGCAGATCAAGAACGTTCAAATGCAGCAGAATCGCCAAGGAGCGCTCGTGACTGCGGAACTCGTGAATTCCGGCACCCGCGCGGCGACGGCGGTCGTGCAGATCTACCTGAAGCTGGCCGATGGTGACGAGCCTCGGAAACTTGTCGCATTCTCTAAACACAAAGTGGCCGAGGGAGACCGTCTACCCATCGAGATTCCTATTGAGCCCCGTTCGTTTCGACAGTGGTCGACCAATGCCGGCCGGTGGGAGCATGTGGCAGGGTCATACCGTGTCGATGTGGCAGTGTCTTCAAACGACACAGTTGTATCGAGAGAACTCAATATCCGGTAG
- a CDS encoding helix-turn-helix domain-containing protein, giving the protein MRTARRYRRLTQKELARISGVSAATLSRIESGQVDPAYGTVVKLLRTLGFKPGPDLLEQSTDDQILAAILVDPSLNERFDVYRVAAQVSPVAARVGARAVTADLGEMAELLESSGTTYAFSALEGFYGGWSERGPQSFWPVVYIDAGFEQPWHTQPMQGARGTVYTLPLTENASRFVERVNTLSVMSPDWSIIDTIASPDRQSDVGLDLLEAIGNAEKRPAA; this is encoded by the coding sequence GTGCGCACGGCGCGTCGCTATCGCCGGCTCACCCAGAAGGAGCTCGCCCGAATCTCTGGCGTCTCCGCGGCCACGCTCTCACGCATAGAGAGTGGCCAGGTAGATCCTGCCTACGGCACCGTGGTGAAGCTCCTGCGCACGCTCGGTTTCAAGCCCGGACCGGATCTTCTCGAGCAGTCCACCGACGATCAGATTCTGGCCGCGATCCTCGTCGACCCCTCTCTCAACGAGCGCTTCGATGTCTACCGCGTCGCCGCCCAGGTCTCACCTGTCGCAGCACGAGTGGGCGCGAGAGCGGTGACTGCCGATCTCGGCGAGATGGCTGAGCTTCTGGAGAGCAGCGGCACCACGTACGCGTTCTCGGCGCTGGAAGGCTTCTACGGAGGCTGGAGTGAGCGCGGCCCGCAGTCGTTCTGGCCTGTGGTCTACATCGACGCCGGCTTCGAGCAGCCGTGGCACACACAGCCCATGCAGGGCGCACGGGGCACGGTATACACGTTGCCTCTGACCGAGAATGCCTCGCGCTTCGTCGAGCGAGTGAACACGCTCTCTGTGATGAGTCCAGACTGGTCGATCATCGACACCATCGCTTCCCCAGATCGCCAGTCAGACGTGGGGCTCGACCTGCTCGAAGCAATTGGCAACGCAGAAAAGAGACCAGCGGCATGA
- a CDS encoding primase-like DNA-binding domain-containing protein produces the protein MPLDQKTLTTALVHLSRIDVDRPVGFDDLVSLNTAREAVNDLFDSYVDELRANPESTPLWSAISSALELEDPARAAVASRAANSTSSQSRDSRRVAMFWKTFEPEFAWDFLPGTFLHELYRHWMRKRYPREVPVSRHTLTRRLKEITERTGDWGYSRSRPGSLMNTPEPLAEQLPGWSPATSDAAIYGLRRRCV, from the coding sequence GTGCCTCTAGACCAGAAGACCCTCACCACCGCTCTCGTTCACCTGAGCCGAATCGACGTCGACCGCCCGGTCGGATTCGACGACCTCGTGAGCCTGAACACCGCCCGCGAAGCCGTGAACGATCTGTTCGACTCCTACGTCGACGAGCTGCGAGCCAATCCCGAGTCGACGCCGCTCTGGTCGGCGATCAGCTCTGCTCTGGAGCTGGAAGACCCAGCCCGAGCTGCTGTGGCTTCACGAGCTGCCAACAGCACATCCTCGCAGTCGCGCGACTCGCGCCGTGTGGCGATGTTCTGGAAGACCTTCGAGCCCGAATTCGCCTGGGACTTCCTGCCCGGAACGTTCCTGCACGAGCTCTACCGGCACTGGATGCGGAAGCGCTACCCGCGCGAGGTGCCGGTCTCCCGGCACACGCTCACGCGCCGGCTGAAAGAGATCACCGAGCGCACCGGCGACTGGGGCTACAGCCGCTCCCGTCCCGGCTCGCTGATGAACACTCCGGAGCCGCTTGCTGAGCAGCTCCCCGGCTGGTCGCCCGCGACCTCTGACGCGGCGATCTACGGCCTGAGGCGCCGCTGCGTCTGA
- a CDS encoding translation initiation factor IF-2 N-terminal domain-containing protein: MAAKPRVYEVAAELGIDAKVALRMLKDMGEFVKGPSSTLQPPVARKLKTAVQAGTRPLGGAASNASAAMKMPRLPESQTPRVFEFANQHGQGTNRVLRVLHDLGFPDLRETSRLPPQALRRLSRALGVGPVPDDAPAEPSLRSRAQARVAQNAARAGRMYRLRGLARERFREQLTALIPDVYATLNEGRTEATAPVLILCSQNDGTSHTTHELRTVDGLPAASIDTATVSRALQPIRDLYASYKANGDVPPSLYMAVDFDAGHAWIARSLTTLGRRDRAVNAATLAPVPPKWRPPMLASKGFVVDAKAASELARTVGAAADRPEETFLISDDLLRLAVDSLNTAPQLLPLPVHTNALWVFARPVVMTLPDGMVRGVRAIWFRQGGTMWRLRTYAGSTTEIKQVGVQLSGRVPFVPSWEEEHPEQQVLAAVWALMTQGGVTESSGEPLGRHLGDAVPASPRGALTVVDVKPGTSHAEFYGGTRHSESERPAWSVRGHWRRQPYPSLGLDENGRPRTQMIWIATYTKGSPHADPAPKKVLRVG, encoded by the coding sequence ATGGCCGCGAAGCCACGCGTGTATGAGGTCGCAGCAGAGCTGGGGATCGACGCGAAAGTCGCGCTCAGGATGCTCAAAGACATGGGCGAATTCGTGAAGGGCCCGAGCTCCACGCTTCAGCCGCCTGTCGCGAGGAAGCTCAAGACGGCCGTGCAGGCTGGAACAAGACCACTCGGAGGCGCTGCGAGCAACGCAAGTGCGGCCATGAAGATGCCGAGACTGCCTGAGTCACAGACGCCGCGCGTGTTCGAGTTCGCCAATCAGCACGGCCAGGGTACGAACCGGGTGCTGCGTGTGCTTCATGATCTCGGGTTTCCCGACCTCAGAGAGACCTCTCGACTGCCGCCGCAGGCGCTTCGCCGGCTGAGCCGAGCGCTGGGGGTTGGTCCGGTGCCGGACGATGCCCCCGCGGAACCCAGTCTCCGATCCCGTGCGCAAGCTCGCGTTGCCCAGAATGCGGCGCGCGCGGGGAGAATGTACCGCCTCCGCGGTCTCGCTCGCGAGCGGTTCCGTGAACAGCTCACAGCGTTGATCCCCGACGTCTACGCGACGTTGAATGAGGGTCGTACCGAAGCCACGGCGCCGGTTCTCATCTTGTGCAGCCAGAACGACGGCACATCTCATACGACCCATGAGCTTCGCACGGTCGATGGCCTGCCGGCGGCAAGCATCGATACCGCCACTGTGTCCAGAGCTCTCCAGCCCATTCGAGATCTCTACGCCTCGTACAAGGCCAACGGCGACGTTCCGCCCTCCTTGTACATGGCAGTGGATTTCGATGCCGGTCACGCATGGATCGCTCGCTCGCTCACAACCCTGGGGCGGCGCGACCGCGCCGTCAACGCTGCGACCCTCGCCCCGGTACCACCGAAATGGCGACCCCCGATGCTTGCATCCAAGGGCTTCGTGGTTGATGCGAAGGCCGCTTCAGAGCTTGCTCGAACTGTCGGCGCTGCGGCGGATCGACCCGAGGAGACGTTCCTCATCAGCGATGACCTGCTGCGTCTGGCCGTCGACAGCCTCAATACCGCACCGCAGCTGCTGCCTTTGCCGGTGCACACCAACGCGCTGTGGGTGTTCGCTCGTCCCGTGGTCATGACGCTCCCGGACGGGATGGTGCGAGGCGTTCGTGCCATCTGGTTCAGGCAAGGCGGCACGATGTGGCGGCTTCGCACCTACGCAGGCAGCACGACGGAGATCAAGCAAGTGGGTGTTCAACTCTCCGGGCGGGTGCCTTTCGTTCCCTCGTGGGAAGAAGAGCACCCTGAGCAACAGGTTCTCGCTGCTGTCTGGGCTCTTATGACCCAAGGTGGTGTGACCGAATCCAGCGGCGAGCCGCTGGGACGTCACCTGGGGGACGCTGTGCCTGCGTCTCCCCGCGGTGCTCTCACCGTCGTCGACGTGAAACCGGGGACCTCGCATGCTGAGTTCTACGGGGGCACTCGTCATTCTGAGTCCGAACGACCAGCCTGGTCGGTGCGAGGTCACTGGCGCCGGCAACCATACCCTTCGCTCGGCTTGGACGAGAACGGCCGGCCACGGACGCAGATGATCTGGATCGCGACCTATACGAAGGGATCTCCCCACGCCGACCCGGCACCCAAGAAGGTGCTCCGCGTCGGGTAG
- a CDS encoding PDDEXK nuclease domain-containing protein yields MATDLIPDDYTATLEELKQQVHAARLRVQRKANTELLRLWWGIGRTILERQAAQGWGTKVLEHLATDLRAEFPSMKGFSRANLFYMRSFAEAWPDSEAIVQRPVGQLPWGHVIELLDKLDDQDLRDWYAAKDVHHGWSRPMLAHQIATRLHEREAAAPSNFAGALERPDSDQAQEITKDPYALEFLAVDGDASERELEQRMVDRILDTMRELGPGFAFVGRQVHFDIDGDDFYIDLLFFHVEQLRYVVIELKTTKFTPADAGQLGFYVAVVDDRLRIHDKHQPTVGILLVAGKNDTVVRYALASTTQPVAVSRYELGEEAQKALPDEDAITRAFADELARGIEAEAGS; encoded by the coding sequence ATGGCGACAGACCTGATCCCCGACGACTACACAGCCACGCTCGAGGAGCTCAAGCAGCAAGTGCATGCCGCACGTCTGCGGGTGCAGCGAAAGGCGAACACCGAGCTGTTGCGGCTGTGGTGGGGCATCGGCCGGACCATCCTGGAACGCCAAGCGGCTCAGGGCTGGGGAACGAAGGTGCTCGAGCACCTTGCCACAGACCTCCGGGCCGAGTTCCCCTCGATGAAGGGGTTCTCTCGCGCGAATCTCTTCTACATGCGCAGCTTCGCCGAGGCGTGGCCCGACTCGGAGGCAATTGTCCAACGACCCGTTGGACAATTGCCCTGGGGCCACGTGATCGAGCTGCTTGACAAGCTCGACGACCAAGACCTGCGCGACTGGTACGCCGCGAAGGACGTGCACCACGGCTGGAGCCGGCCGATGCTCGCGCACCAGATAGCAACCCGGCTACACGAGCGCGAGGCCGCCGCGCCGAGCAACTTCGCCGGCGCGCTCGAGCGACCTGACTCCGATCAGGCGCAGGAGATCACCAAGGACCCGTATGCGCTCGAGTTCCTCGCCGTCGACGGAGATGCCTCCGAGCGTGAGCTCGAGCAGCGCATGGTCGACCGGATCCTGGACACGATGCGCGAGCTCGGTCCGGGCTTCGCGTTCGTCGGCCGCCAGGTGCACTTCGACATCGATGGCGACGACTTCTACATCGACCTGCTGTTCTTCCACGTCGAGCAGCTGCGGTACGTCGTCATCGAGCTGAAGACGACCAAGTTCACGCCGGCAGATGCCGGACAGCTCGGCTTCTACGTCGCCGTGGTCGACGACCGGCTACGCATACACGACAAGCACCAACCGACGGTGGGCATCCTTCTCGTCGCCGGCAAGAACGACACCGTGGTGCGGTACGCGCTCGCGTCGACGACGCAGCCGGTGGCCGTCAGCCGGTACGAGCTCGGCGAGGAGGCGCAGAAGGCTCTGCCGGATGAGGATGCGATCACCCGGGCATTCGCGGATGAGCTGGCGCGGGGCATTGAGGCGGAGGCCGGATCTTGA